A genomic region of Runella rosea contains the following coding sequences:
- a CDS encoding L-serine ammonia-lyase: MSSKNAITTSLFDLFKVGPGPSSSHTIGPMKAAYLFLQQLIQLPAEQAQRGKMLQINLYGSLSATGKGHGTDRAIVGGLLGWQPHTCDPKQLSGLMKKKEDIYEIQFQGMKVPVSENSIVYHKGKTSFPHPNTMILRLLDEVGQTVIEGEFYSVGGGFIQQKGYEPEGTTHRLPAYPYSSMEELQAHLREGNLTLSQLMIENEKALTGLSEKEIVRKIDQILDFMHKAVKRGVRAKGILPGSIRLQRKAPLLYERAKQHASTTDSFLIFLNSYCLAASEENAAGSIVVTAPTSGASGVFPGLTYLMKYHFHYSPQKMRDGMLAAGAIGFLVKHNASISGAEMGCMGEIGTASAMGAAMLTYAAGGTIEHVEAAAEIGIEHHLGMTCDPIGGYVQIPCIERNAMGAAKAYNAYLLAMTIDPGMQKISFDSVIKVMRATGRDMSKKYKETSEAGLALSVTEC; the protein is encoded by the coding sequence ATGTCTTCCAAAAACGCAATTACTACTTCATTATTTGATCTGTTTAAAGTGGGGCCAGGGCCGTCTAGTTCGCATACCATCGGGCCTATGAAAGCAGCGTACCTTTTTTTGCAACAACTGATACAACTCCCTGCTGAACAGGCACAACGCGGTAAAATGCTCCAAATCAACCTCTATGGCTCATTGAGTGCCACGGGCAAAGGCCACGGCACCGACCGCGCCATTGTGGGAGGCCTATTGGGCTGGCAACCTCATACCTGCGACCCCAAACAGTTGAGTGGACTCATGAAAAAGAAAGAGGATATTTACGAAATTCAGTTTCAGGGAATGAAGGTGCCTGTGTCGGAAAACAGTATTGTTTATCACAAAGGAAAAACGTCATTTCCTCACCCCAATACGATGATTCTGAGACTATTGGATGAAGTTGGGCAAACGGTTATTGAAGGAGAGTTTTATTCGGTAGGGGGAGGGTTTATCCAACAAAAAGGCTATGAACCCGAAGGTACAACGCATCGTTTGCCAGCGTATCCGTATTCAAGCATGGAGGAGTTGCAGGCGCATTTGCGTGAGGGAAATCTCACCCTGTCGCAGCTGATGATTGAAAATGAAAAGGCATTAACGGGCCTTTCTGAGAAAGAAATTGTTCGGAAAATCGATCAAATTCTGGATTTTATGCACAAAGCCGTTAAGCGTGGAGTACGGGCCAAGGGGATTTTGCCTGGTTCGATTCGTCTTCAGCGAAAAGCCCCGTTGCTTTATGAACGGGCTAAACAACACGCTTCGACCACCGATAGTTTTTTGATTTTTCTGAATTCCTATTGTTTGGCAGCCTCTGAAGAAAATGCAGCGGGTAGTATTGTCGTGACGGCGCCCACTTCGGGAGCATCTGGGGTTTTTCCGGGCCTTACCTACTTGATGAAGTATCACTTTCACTATTCACCCCAAAAAATGCGCGATGGAATGCTGGCGGCGGGAGCTATTGGGTTTTTGGTAAAACATAACGCTAGTATTTCAGGGGCTGAAATGGGTTGCATGGGCGAAATCGGAACGGCTTCGGCCATGGGCGCGGCCATGCTTACCTACGCCGCTGGCGGCACCATTGAGCACGTAGAAGCGGCGGCTGAAATTGGCATTGAGCACCACCTCGGCATGACCTGTGACCCCATCGGTGGATATGTGCAGATTCCGTGTATTGAGCGCAATGCCATGGGCGCGGCCAAAGCCTACAATGCGTACCTTTTGGCCATGACCATCGATCCTGGAATGCAAAAAATCTCCTTCGATAGCGTCATAAAAGTCATGAGAGCCACGGGTCGTGATATGTCTAAGAAATACAAAGAAACTTCAGAAGCGGGCTTGGCCTTGAGCGTGACCGAATGCTGA
- a CDS encoding helix-turn-helix domain-containing protein, with amino-acid sequence MIQRFEDLQADEKNLRRLTGLRKNEFKTLYNPFHEVWQSYFSEYTFDGSPRLRRQISTRKNSLFSDTQDALLFVLIYLRGGVPQEQLAASFGMDQPKVSKYLSLTQRILLKAIEKNPSIISRRKQKKLWEAIAARMNNPVAEAAY; translated from the coding sequence ATGATTCAAAGGTTCGAAGACCTTCAAGCTGATGAAAAAAATCTTCGCAGGCTTACAGGATTGAGAAAAAATGAGTTTAAAACACTCTACAATCCTTTCCATGAAGTGTGGCAGTCGTATTTTTCAGAGTATACTTTTGACGGTAGCCCGCGTTTGCGGCGTCAAATTTCTACCCGGAAAAACAGCCTTTTTAGCGATACACAGGATGCATTGCTTTTTGTGCTGATTTATTTAAGAGGCGGTGTTCCTCAGGAGCAGTTGGCGGCCAGTTTTGGCATGGATCAGCCAAAGGTCAGCAAATATCTTTCGCTTACACAACGGATATTGCTCAAGGCGATTGAAAAAAATCCGAGCATCATTTCTCGACGCAAGCAAAAGAAATTGTGGGAGGCGATTGCCGCCAGAATGAATAACCCAGTAGCTGAGGCTGCCTACTGA
- a CDS encoding DUF11 domain-containing protein, translated as MVTFYKNSRFVVMLAGLLLAASTLFAQQQTLENNQICMDPIAGRGAFINAVNTGLCVGCTAADGANIIDGNLTNFATLTTGISLLGSGSAVSVKDSLQYYPAGNTVGFVVGSGSTLLDVNLLNNIQIRTYRNGTLVQTATFNSGAGLLKATALGGTTGRQILSFTTTGDFDEVQLFAASGLLGLLSSLDVYYAFEGPASCPLDCVNALVGADASGTTTGSSGVCLGGGVSSPGNAIDADTTNAAQISTVIGLGCSRYLQVALASTIAAGPGDVYAGFVVQQGAGLLDATVLGAITITTYLGSSTTPLQTISGGSLLTASLLGGTRVQLGFKVTQPFDRIRITAGGLASVAYNLNVYYAFTKVDSDADGMLDCMDKCAGNDLLDTDGDGIPNFCDENMADLTVLKTVNNDSVAAGTDVTFSVTVNRQADATGFEAPTGLKIKDLLPVGLTYVSHTAPTGTFYNPTTGIWNVGSALSGATTSLVLSITASADSSGVLSNIAEVFSVNEGDPDSTPGNGTAGAGDDDIASACVSVPVFLCPGSSISLSAPSGSTAYQWYRNGTLISGATDSTYVVTESGSYTFTSSSVGVCVSGNCCPVVVIYRTLVANAGVDPAPVCEGTTVTLTGSGAGVGGTYLWSTGATTASISVTPTTTTAYYLTVTSVDGCVDTDTVVVTVNPKPLLGSVIALCNNAGTTDNPTDDTFTFTLNPEGGSNTTYTVSGAVTAGPFNYGTPQVFGPFLASSGNKVITVTDANTCSTTVTVVAPVGGCSNCPPTPVCVPVTVKKLQ; from the coding sequence ATGGTCACGTTTTACAAAAACTCGCGCTTTGTTGTCATGCTGGCAGGACTGCTGCTTGCTGCCTCAACGTTGTTTGCCCAACAGCAAACCCTTGAAAACAATCAAATTTGTATGGACCCCATCGCTGGTCGTGGGGCGTTCATTAATGCCGTGAATACGGGCTTGTGCGTTGGTTGTACTGCGGCAGATGGTGCCAACATCATTGATGGCAACTTAACCAACTTTGCTACCTTAACCACAGGCATCAGCTTGCTAGGCTCTGGTTCCGCGGTTTCGGTCAAAGATTCTCTCCAGTATTATCCCGCTGGTAATACCGTTGGTTTTGTGGTGGGAAGTGGCAGTACCCTTTTGGACGTAAATCTCCTTAACAACATTCAAATCAGAACCTACCGCAACGGAACCCTCGTGCAAACGGCCACGTTTAACAGCGGTGCTGGCCTTTTGAAGGCAACGGCCTTAGGAGGAACCACGGGGAGACAAATCTTGAGCTTTACTACAACTGGGGACTTTGATGAAGTTCAACTTTTTGCAGCGAGTGGCCTTTTAGGTTTGCTTTCTTCTTTGGATGTATACTACGCATTTGAAGGTCCGGCTTCTTGCCCGCTAGACTGTGTCAATGCATTGGTAGGAGCTGATGCTTCGGGTACAACTACTGGTTCTTCGGGAGTATGTCTTGGTGGAGGTGTATCAAGTCCTGGCAACGCCATTGATGCTGATACCACAAATGCCGCCCAGATTAGTACGGTCATTGGTTTGGGTTGTTCACGTTATTTGCAAGTAGCGTTGGCTAGTACCATCGCCGCTGGTCCTGGAGATGTGTACGCTGGTTTTGTGGTACAACAAGGAGCGGGTCTTTTGGATGCCACCGTATTGGGCGCAATTACTATCACCACGTATTTGGGTAGCAGCACAACTCCGCTTCAGACCATTTCAGGTGGTTCTTTGCTTACGGCTTCTTTATTGGGCGGTACGCGTGTACAACTTGGGTTCAAAGTAACGCAGCCATTTGACAGAATCAGAATTACCGCTGGTGGCTTAGCATCGGTAGCTTATAACCTGAATGTCTACTATGCTTTTACAAAGGTAGACAGCGATGCCGATGGAATGTTGGATTGCATGGACAAGTGCGCAGGAAATGACTTGCTAGATACAGACGGCGACGGTATTCCTAACTTCTGCGACGAAAACATGGCTGACTTGACTGTTTTAAAAACCGTAAACAACGACAGCGTAGCTGCAGGTACCGATGTTACATTTAGCGTAACGGTAAACCGTCAGGCAGATGCAACGGGCTTTGAAGCACCTACGGGCTTAAAAATCAAAGATTTACTTCCAGTGGGCCTAACCTATGTAAGCCATACTGCTCCTACGGGAACTTTCTATAACCCAACCACTGGAATTTGGAATGTGGGTAGTGCATTGAGCGGAGCTACTACGAGCCTTGTCCTGAGCATTACGGCCAGCGCGGATTCAAGCGGTGTTTTATCTAATATTGCAGAAGTATTTTCGGTGAATGAAGGTGACCCAGATTCAACCCCTGGCAACGGTACCGCTGGGGCTGGAGATGACGACATCGCGAGTGCTTGCGTATCCGTACCGGTCTTTTTGTGTCCTGGTTCGTCGATTTCATTGTCGGCACCATCAGGTTCTACCGCTTATCAGTGGTATCGTAATGGCACGTTGATTTCTGGAGCTACTGATTCTACCTATGTTGTGACTGAGTCAGGAAGTTATACTTTCACCAGCTCGTCGGTGGGTGTCTGTGTTTCGGGTAACTGTTGCCCCGTTGTGGTCATTTACAGAACATTGGTGGCCAATGCAGGAGTAGATCCCGCCCCAGTTTGTGAAGGTACTACTGTTACATTGACTGGAAGCGGAGCAGGCGTAGGAGGAACTTACCTTTGGAGCACAGGAGCAACGACGGCTTCTATCTCAGTTACACCAACAACTACCACCGCTTACTACCTGACCGTTACTTCGGTAGATGGATGCGTTGATACCGATACTGTAGTGGTGACTGTAAATCCAAAACCTTTGCTTGGTTCAGTAATCGCATTGTGTAACAACGCAGGTACCACTGACAATCCTACTGACGATACCTTCACCTTTACCTTAAACCCTGAAGGTGGTAGCAACACAACGTATACAGTTAGCGGAGCTGTGACAGCTGGTCCGTTCAACTACGGCACGCCTCAAGTTTTCGGACCTTTCCTTGCCAGCTCAGGTAACAAAGTAATTACCGTTACTGATGCAAATACATGTTCGACAACCGTAACGGTGGTTGCACCAGTGGGTGGATGTTCAAACTGTCCTCCAACGCCTGTCTGCGTACCAGTAACGGTGAAAAAGCTTCAATAG
- a CDS encoding helix-turn-helix domain-containing protein, translated as MIYSLHLFVVFISLICMYLCIRANKGIHLRYLGGLFILISITEFLQFTIPGQLQAASFLLVVPETLRLAIPVVAVGYVRSSLGFQNHIYSKWLLIPAFLHLKAFSYLYAAGGVSASNFTNGAFQACASVVVGIFSALIGLFLFQFLSKKYARLSHSVHPTTSIWLKSIAGFLLFQSVVAFSGVGIRFFWGENSAQFKIYELFGQISILIWGLGMIFFMIKSPFVLEEVMPSVHVSYWEQEERTVDPEIKVENQNHYEQISPKKEIPADLRIKYVEKIREELEVKELFLDSKLTLGSLAKKINISPHQLSYIINSEWKMNFNEFVNSYRINKAQTLLKNIDYQSATIFAIGIDSGFNSESSFYTAFKKATGLSPKRYRETLKLTSEL; from the coding sequence ATGATTTACAGTCTACATCTTTTTGTTGTTTTTATCAGTTTAATTTGTATGTATCTGTGTATCAGGGCAAACAAAGGTATTCATTTGCGTTATTTGGGCGGTTTGTTCATCCTTATTTCAATCACTGAATTTTTACAGTTTACCATACCAGGGCAACTTCAAGCAGCGTCATTTTTGTTGGTTGTTCCAGAAACCCTACGATTAGCCATTCCAGTAGTGGCCGTAGGATATGTTCGGTCGTCGCTCGGATTTCAGAATCATATCTATTCTAAGTGGCTGTTGATTCCCGCGTTTTTGCATTTAAAGGCGTTTTCCTATTTATATGCAGCGGGTGGTGTATCGGCTTCTAATTTTACCAATGGGGCATTTCAGGCGTGTGCTTCGGTGGTAGTAGGAATTTTTAGCGCTCTTATTGGGTTATTTCTTTTTCAATTTTTGTCAAAAAAATATGCCCGTTTATCCCATTCAGTGCACCCAACGACCTCAATATGGTTGAAAAGCATCGCTGGATTTTTATTGTTCCAATCAGTTGTAGCATTTTCAGGGGTGGGAATTCGTTTTTTTTGGGGAGAAAATTCAGCTCAGTTTAAGATTTATGAACTTTTTGGGCAAATAAGTATTCTAATTTGGGGGTTGGGCATGATTTTTTTTATGATAAAATCACCCTTTGTATTGGAGGAAGTTATGCCCAGTGTTCACGTCTCTTATTGGGAGCAGGAAGAACGTACGGTAGACCCTGAAATCAAAGTAGAGAATCAAAACCATTACGAACAAATTTCCCCTAAAAAAGAAATACCAGCGGATTTACGAATAAAATATGTAGAAAAAATTCGGGAAGAGTTGGAGGTAAAGGAGTTGTTTCTTGATTCTAAGCTTACCCTTGGCAGCTTAGCAAAGAAGATAAACATCAGTCCCCATCAACTTTCTTATATTATCAACAGTGAATGGAAGATGAATTTTAATGAGTTTGTTAATTCATACCGAATTAACAAAGCCCAAACACTCTTAAAAAATATAGATTACCAAAGTGCCACCATTTTTGCCATTGGAATAGACTCTGGGTTTAATTCTGAATCATCCTTCTATACGGCATTCAAAAAAGCAACGGGTCTTTCTCCAAAACGGTACAGAGAAACATTAAAATTGACTTCAGAATTATAA
- a CDS encoding helix-turn-helix domain-containing protein, translating into MEIKLSLKPSKQWMAEVAEQFGVEAESPTEFYHTDGNSFIKLDAMLFDREVSVLLGELCWYKPLNTLKESLGTNDYWTLTFVQSEDAHTHYLLDDKMRQKTQIQKSMVLYSSKMTVDTHWPVGKHSRFVAISFHRDWLYDKLGITAVNQEHYSPFIKLLTSEAGVYLQGASFFDQTVTLDKLFDDTASFTRKLVAQAQCYKLIADFIAQVGRNESNFQQNRINQHDLKQIEEIESRFFTVNQSLPNLEFLASQANMSLSKFKKCFKQVYGLPPYEYHLNQKLEVAKNQLLQNKWTISEIASNLGYTSAANFDKAFKKKYMVSPTKMLKKNNSI; encoded by the coding sequence ATGGAGATCAAATTAAGTCTTAAACCATCTAAACAATGGATGGCAGAAGTTGCCGAGCAGTTTGGCGTCGAGGCCGAATCTCCTACTGAATTTTATCATACAGATGGAAATTCGTTTATCAAATTGGACGCCATGCTCTTTGACAGAGAGGTGTCGGTTTTACTTGGAGAGTTATGTTGGTATAAACCGCTTAATACATTAAAGGAGTCGCTTGGTACAAATGATTATTGGACCCTTACGTTTGTACAATCGGAGGATGCGCACACGCATTATTTGTTGGATGACAAAATGAGGCAGAAAACGCAGATACAAAAATCAATGGTATTATACAGTTCTAAAATGACGGTAGATACGCATTGGCCCGTTGGTAAACACTCCCGGTTTGTGGCAATTAGTTTCCATCGCGATTGGTTGTATGATAAACTTGGGATTACTGCTGTAAATCAGGAACACTATTCGCCTTTTATCAAGCTGTTGACTTCTGAAGCAGGAGTCTATTTGCAGGGAGCTTCTTTTTTTGACCAAACGGTGACGTTGGATAAACTTTTTGATGACACCGCTTCATTTACCAGAAAACTCGTGGCTCAGGCTCAGTGTTATAAATTAATTGCTGATTTTATTGCTCAGGTAGGCCGTAACGAGTCTAATTTTCAGCAAAATAGAATCAACCAACATGATTTGAAGCAAATTGAGGAGATCGAAAGCCGCTTCTTTACGGTTAATCAGTCGCTGCCAAATCTGGAGTTTTTAGCGAGTCAGGCAAACATGAGTTTATCAAAATTTAAAAAATGTTTTAAGCAAGTGTATGGTTTGCCTCCGTATGAGTACCATCTTAATCAAAAATTGGAAGTAGCCAAAAATCAACTTTTACAAAATAAATGGACGATTTCGGAGATTGCATCCAATTTGGGGTATACCAGCGCGGCCAACTTTGACAAAGCGTTTAAGAAAAAGTACATGGTGAGTCCAACTAAAATGTTAAAAAAAAATAATTCAATTTAA